TTGGGGTACTTACCTTAGTTACAGCGAACCTGTCCCCGCAGGGACACGGGAAGTAGTACGTCTCCGTCTCCTCGTCATACTCGAAGTCTTCGATCTCCACCTCGTCGTGAAACACCGACATGTTCAGCGCGAGACGAGcccaaaaaactacaaaaacctCATTAGTTCAGCATTCTGTTAAAGCGTGCTGTGTGGCACGCAGTGATGACGTCACTGGCTGATGTCTCAGGCGTGTGACGCATGTGCGGATGTGTGTTGTCTGGCGCCCTCTGGCGGTCATTGGCGGGAACTGCAGGCAAAGCGCGCCAAAACAAACacgttttttattattaaaaaacttagtatattattaatataaaccagaaattttaataaatggaaaaaaatatgataaatactttaaattaagaaaagtaaaaataacaaaaaaagtgattttgatGGAGAGAAAATAATAGTTGTTAATAGTTAGCTAattattgtaatacattttaaattagccTGTACACACCGGCTACATGCTATCACCTTAGCCTGAACACACAGGCTACATGCTAACACCTTAGCCTGGACACACAGGCTACATGCTAACACCTTAGCCTGAACACACAGGCTACATGCTAACACCTTAGCCTGGACACACAGGCTACATGCTAACACCTTAGCCTGGACACACAGGCTACAAGCTAACACCTTATCCTGGACACACAGGCTacaagctacatgctaacaccTTAGCCTGGACACAGGCTCGGTGTCTGACCTCATATTGATCATTGACCCCTGCAGCCCCCCTTCATGAGGTAGATCTCTGTGAACATCTGATCCAGAACCGTTTTCTGCTGTAGCAATCCCCTCAAACACACGCTGgaacttcctgtccagcctagACTTGAGTTTACACTTAGAAACTCCTGCTGGACTTCCTGAATGAATACAGAACAAAGAAGATCAGTAGGTGGTTTATAAAATAAACCGGACCATACCTTGACCCTTCTCTGGAGACATTAGTAGACGTCCCATTAGTCCATCGAGTTAACTCTTTAGAGAAGTCCTCTTACTGCTCTGCAGACGGTCAGCCATCTCGTCCTGCTTCATCCTCCTCAGGTGGTTCAGTGTGATCTTCAGAAACCTCTGACTCTCCGGGCATTCTGGGTAATCTGGTCTCAGAAGCTTCTGGATCTTCTTCAGCTCGTTCTTCACAAAAGTGACGATGTTgtcctccagcagctggaaCAGAAGATTATATGAATGCCAATCAGACCTCAGATCCATGATGGACAGACTGAGGCCCCTCTGGTCTGAACAGGGCAGCATGGACTGAGGCGCCTCTGGTCTGAA
The nucleotide sequence above comes from Etheostoma cragini isolate CJK2018 unplaced genomic scaffold, CSU_Ecrag_1.0 ScbMSFa_4477, whole genome shotgun sequence. Encoded proteins:
- the dph3 gene encoding DPH3 homolog, whose protein sequence is MSVFHDEVEIEDFEYDEETETYYFPCPCGDRFAVTKVSTPS